The following coding sequences lie in one Euhalothece natronophila Z-M001 genomic window:
- the psb28 gene encoding photosystem II reaction center protein Psb28 translates to MTATIQFSRGIDEEAIPDVRLTRSKDGSSGTATFRFDNPKALASDTTQEITGMYMIDEEGELSTQDVKGKFVNGQPTALEAVYYMQSEEEWDRFMRFMERYAEEHGLEFSKS, encoded by the coding sequence ATGACAGCAACTATCCAATTCTCACGCGGCATTGATGAAGAAGCGATCCCAGATGTACGACTAACCCGCTCTAAAGATGGCAGTAGCGGTACAGCTACCTTTCGCTTTGATAACCCAAAAGCTCTTGCCTCAGATACAACTCAAGAAATTACTGGAATGTATATGATTGACGAAGAAGGAGAACTCTCAACTCAAGATGTGAAAGGAAAATTTGTTAATGGTCAACCTACAGCACTAGAAGCTGTTTATTATATGCAATCAGAAGAAGAATGGGATCGTTTTATGCGTTTTATGGAACGTTACGCTGAGGAGCATGGGCTAGAATTTAGTAAATCTTAA
- a CDS encoding ATP-binding protein — protein MSFASTLYLGPILDLLVAKVPPDWQLDVRLGLQEALVNAAKHGNQLDPSKTVIVQYAMMPAECTWIITDKGAGFIPNYCGCQDDPDSFLPNYDSEGGRGLCILYHIFDQIHWNEEGTQLKLTKKRP, from the coding sequence GTGAGTTTTGCTTCTACTCTTTATTTAGGACCCATTCTTGATCTTTTAGTTGCGAAAGTGCCCCCAGACTGGCAACTAGATGTTAGGCTAGGGCTGCAAGAGGCTCTAGTCAATGCGGCAAAACATGGAAATCAACTGGATCCCAGTAAGACTGTTATTGTTCAGTATGCCATGATGCCAGCAGAATGTACTTGGATCATTACTGATAAAGGAGCTGGGTTTATCCCTAATTATTGTGGTTGTCAAGATGATCCTGACAGTTTTCTTCCTAACTATGATTCTGAAGGCGGCCGTGGCTTATGTATCCTATACCATATATTTGACCAAATCCATTGGAATGAAGAAGGAACGCAATTAAAATTAACTAAAAAACGACCCTAG
- the ndhL gene encoding NAD(P)H-quinone oxidoreductase subunit L gives MLIAALYLSLGGLYLLIIPGMTYFYLQKRWYVASSIERTLMYFLVFFFFPGLLLLSPFLNFRPKRREVRS, from the coding sequence ATGCTCATTGCAGCTTTATATTTATCATTAGGGGGACTTTATCTGCTCATTATTCCAGGAATGACTTATTTTTATCTCCAGAAACGCTGGTATGTTGCTAGTTCTATTGAACGCACTTTGATGTACTTTCTGGTGTTTTTCTTCTTTCCAGGGTTGCTATTGTTGAGTCCCTTTCTTAATTTTCGCCCGAAGCGTCGGGAGGTGAGAAGTTAA
- a CDS encoding DUF3007 family protein encodes MRRIDAIALTLGVFIAGGVAYLLLQFFGLSSQNAGVWSQALLVAGLIGWVSTYLFRVFTQNMTYNKQLQDYEEAVLQKRLEQMTPEEIAKLQQEVEEEKAAESSSQEQTEEKDQS; translated from the coding sequence ATGCGACGAATAGACGCGATCGCGCTCACTTTAGGAGTTTTCATTGCGGGAGGAGTGGCTTATCTCCTTTTACAGTTTTTTGGCTTAAGTTCTCAAAATGCAGGGGTTTGGAGTCAAGCCTTGCTCGTGGCTGGATTAATTGGTTGGGTAAGTACCTATCTTTTTCGAGTTTTTACCCAAAATATGACTTATAATAAACAACTCCAAGACTATGAAGAGGCAGTGCTGCAAAAACGTTTAGAGCAGATGACTCCTGAAGAGATCGCAAAACTGCAACAAGAGGTGGAAGAGGAAAAAGCAGCAGAATCTTCCTCTCAAGAACAAACTGAGGAAAAAGACCAATCATGA
- the trpA gene encoding tryptophan synthase subunit alpha — MTTVSQCFQTLRQEKKCALIPFLTAGDPDLETTAKALPLLDRAGADFIELGVPYSDPLADGPVIQAAATRALKRGVKLGNVLEVVETVRDQLRSPIVLFSYYNPIYHQGVHPFLKRISQAGVKGLVIPDIPLEEAETILKPAQDYGVEVTLLVAPTSPEERIRAIAQKSQGFIYLVSVTGVTGTRTEVGSRVKELLPLLRQASDKPVCVGFGVSQPQHAEQIKNWGADGVIAGSAFVNRLAQADSPDMGLTEIEAFCRSLKAAI; from the coding sequence ATGACCACCGTTTCTCAATGTTTTCAAACCCTACGTCAAGAGAAAAAATGCGCCTTAATTCCGTTTTTGACAGCTGGGGATCCTGATCTAGAAACTACAGCTAAAGCCCTCCCTTTGCTTGATCGTGCTGGGGCTGATTTCATTGAGTTAGGAGTTCCCTATTCTGATCCCCTTGCGGATGGGCCTGTGATTCAGGCTGCTGCTACTCGGGCGTTGAAACGGGGGGTTAAGTTGGGGAATGTCTTAGAAGTGGTGGAAACAGTGCGCGATCAACTGCGATCGCCGATTGTTTTATTTTCTTACTATAATCCGATTTATCATCAGGGCGTTCATCCATTTCTGAAACGGATTTCTCAAGCAGGAGTCAAGGGGCTAGTTATTCCTGATATTCCCCTAGAAGAAGCGGAAACAATTTTAAAGCCAGCCCAAGACTATGGCGTTGAGGTAACACTTTTAGTTGCCCCTACTTCTCCTGAAGAGAGAATTCGCGCGATCGCGCAGAAATCCCAAGGTTTTATCTACTTGGTTAGTGTGACAGGAGTAACGGGAACTCGCACGGAAGTGGGCAGTCGAGTCAAAGAGTTATTACCCTTATTACGTCAGGCAAGTGATAAACCTGTTTGTGTTGGTTTTGGGGTTTCTCAACCACAACACGCCGAACAGATTAAAAACTGGGGGGCTGATGGCGTTATTGCTGGCAGTGCTTTTGTTAACCGTTTAGCGCAAGCTGATTCCCCTGATATGGGATTAACAGAAATTGAAGCCTTTTGTCGGAGTTTGAAAGCTGCGATTTAG
- a CDS encoding aldose epimerase family protein → MSYAIARRQEESYQTYILSDEAKQSRLEIVPQRGGIVTSWRIQGQEIFYMDWDRFQDANKSVRGGIPILFPICGDLPNDCYTYQGQEYTLKRHGFARDLPWEVTAQETENEAALTLVLKSNDQTRAIYPFDFEITFTYRLKGNTLTLDQTYRNYSSEAMPFSTGLHPYFWLTDKEQMQLDIPATQYQDNVNQGTYSYQGKFNLDQEEIDAQLRPLARQKASIALPKRGFNVNLSFSPEYTTVVFWNIKGKDFTCLEPWTAPRNAMNTGEDLLVIPSWESKNLQVVFEITPNSN, encoded by the coding sequence ATGAGTTACGCGATCGCGCGCAGACAAGAAGAAAGCTATCAAACCTATATTCTCTCCGACGAAGCCAAACAGAGTCGATTAGAAATTGTCCCTCAACGGGGAGGAATTGTTACTAGTTGGCGGATTCAAGGACAAGAAATCTTCTATATGGACTGGGACCGCTTCCAAGATGCTAACAAGAGTGTTCGCGGAGGTATCCCAATTTTATTTCCCATCTGCGGTGACTTACCCAATGACTGTTACACCTATCAAGGACAAGAATACACCCTAAAGCGACATGGTTTCGCTCGTGATTTGCCTTGGGAAGTAACCGCCCAAGAAACAGAAAATGAAGCTGCCTTAACGCTAGTATTAAAAAGCAATGACCAAACGCGAGCAATTTATCCTTTTGACTTTGAAATCACATTTACCTATCGGCTAAAAGGAAATACTCTAACCTTAGATCAAACCTATCGCAATTATTCCAGTGAAGCGATGCCTTTTTCTACAGGGTTACATCCTTACTTTTGGCTAACAGACAAAGAACAAATGCAACTGGATATTCCTGCAACCCAGTACCAAGATAATGTGAATCAAGGAACATATAGTTATCAGGGAAAATTTAACCTTGATCAAGAGGAGATTGATGCTCAACTGCGACCTTTAGCCCGTCAGAAAGCGAGTATAGCCCTACCAAAACGAGGATTTAACGTCAATTTAAGCTTTTCTCCAGAATATACGACTGTTGTATTTTGGAATATTAAAGGAAAGGACTTTACTTGCCTTGAACCTTGGACAGCACCCCGCAATGCAATGAATACAGGAGAAGATTTATTAGTTATTCCCTCTTGGGAAAGTAAAAATTTACAAGTCGTGTTTGAAATTACCCCTAATTCCAATTAA
- a CDS encoding homoserine dehydrogenase, whose product MVEALKIGLLGLGTVGTATAEILQSPERRNPVLNDITIAKVGVSNLEKPRQVQFPEGVLTTDLEGIVNDPNIDVIIELIGGLEPARSLILQAIAKGKHIVTANKAVISRYGEEIYHAAEQAGVYVFIEAAVGGGIPVIRPLQQALSVNRIQSILGIINGTTNFILTKMGAEGSDFAEVLTEAQELGYAEADPSADVDGYDAADKITILATLAFEEQVNLEDVSCEGIRQVSAVDIKYAKQLGFEIKLLAIAQRDETGLQVRVHPTLVPKDHPLASIDGVNNAILVEGDPLGQVMFYGPGAGGGATASAVVSDLMNIAAMVKTTASVNPLMKIPQHPAGQLVPIQELVTRFYARIICVDRPGVIGNLGTCFGKHNVSLESIVQIDFNHGIAEVVVVTHNVKEENFRKALAEIPQLEAIDQIQIPSVLRVLRENL is encoded by the coding sequence GTGGTGGAAGCCTTAAAAATTGGTTTGTTAGGACTGGGAACTGTGGGAACAGCAACCGCAGAAATTTTACAATCTCCAGAGAGACGTAACCCTGTATTAAATGACATTACAATTGCGAAAGTAGGAGTCAGTAATTTAGAGAAACCGCGTCAAGTTCAGTTTCCTGAAGGGGTGCTAACAACTGATTTAGAAGGAATTGTTAATGATCCCAATATTGATGTAATCATTGAGTTAATCGGGGGATTAGAACCAGCGCGATCGCTGATCCTACAGGCTATTGCCAAGGGGAAACACATTGTTACTGCTAACAAGGCTGTAATTTCTCGCTATGGAGAGGAAATTTATCACGCTGCCGAACAAGCAGGGGTTTATGTTTTCATAGAAGCAGCCGTTGGCGGTGGCATTCCTGTCATTCGTCCGTTACAGCAAGCCCTAAGCGTTAACCGTATTCAAAGTATTTTAGGGATTATTAACGGCACAACCAACTTTATTTTAACCAAAATGGGAGCTGAAGGGAGTGACTTTGCTGAAGTTCTCACCGAAGCTCAAGAATTAGGGTATGCGGAAGCAGATCCCAGTGCGGATGTGGATGGCTATGATGCAGCTGATAAAATTACGATTTTAGCAACTCTTGCTTTTGAAGAACAGGTCAATCTAGAGGATGTTTCTTGTGAAGGAATTCGCCAAGTTAGTGCTGTTGATATTAAATATGCTAAACAATTAGGCTTTGAAATAAAACTCCTCGCGATCGCGCAACGAGATGAAACAGGATTACAAGTTAGAGTTCATCCCACTCTCGTTCCGAAAGATCATCCTCTCGCCAGTATTGATGGAGTAAATAACGCTATTTTAGTAGAAGGGGATCCCTTGGGACAAGTGATGTTTTATGGTCCCGGCGCTGGGGGAGGGGCAACTGCTAGTGCAGTAGTCTCTGATTTAATGAACATTGCTGCCATGGTAAAAACCACTGCTTCAGTGAATCCTTTAATGAAAATTCCACAACATCCTGCAGGTCAGCTAGTACCCATTCAAGAATTAGTAACTCGTTTTTATGCCCGAATCATCTGCGTAGATCGACCAGGCGTCATTGGCAATTTAGGCACTTGTTTTGGCAAACATAATGTCAGCTTAGAGTCCATTGTACAAATTGATTTTAACCATGGCATTGCTGAGGTTGTAGTTGTTACTCATAATGTAAAAGAAGAAAATTTCCGCAAGGCTCTCGCAGAAATTCCTCAATTAGAAGCCATTGATCAAATTCAAATCCCTAGTGTTTTAAGAGTTTTACGAGAAAATCTGTAA
- a CDS encoding LysM peptidoglycan-binding domain-containing M23 family metallopeptidase has product MSGEESCPPPILSRLDAHQIEPGETVESIAEQYDLLPETLVRLNPSLQQETVPVGTEILIPPFNGVRVEVPSGTTWQDLEEAYGVRADVLFELNGCTPQPEVVFLPGVAWESQGEESIDTYTGLSHYPLPESAPVGQNYGWYSDPDTEQRRLHSGVNLMADVGTPVLAAEGGEVTFAGEHPRYGNLVVILHEGKQTRYGHLERLKVEEEESVSAGDQIGTVGTSGQVSGDNSYLHFQVRYQTPQGWVAQDPAIHFTELD; this is encoded by the coding sequence ATGTCCGGTGAAGAAAGTTGTCCCCCTCCAATTCTGTCTCGTTTGGATGCTCATCAAATTGAACCTGGAGAAACAGTGGAAAGTATTGCAGAACAATATGATTTACTACCAGAAACCCTTGTTCGCCTTAATCCTAGTTTGCAACAAGAAACTGTCCCTGTGGGAACCGAAATTTTAATTCCCCCTTTTAATGGGGTGCGTGTAGAAGTTCCTTCCGGAACAACTTGGCAAGACTTAGAAGAGGCTTATGGAGTTCGTGCAGATGTTTTATTTGAGCTTAATGGTTGTACCCCTCAACCAGAAGTAGTGTTTCTTCCTGGTGTTGCTTGGGAAAGTCAAGGAGAGGAGTCAATTGATACTTATACAGGCTTAAGTCATTATCCCCTTCCAGAGTCAGCCCCTGTAGGGCAAAATTATGGCTGGTACTCTGATCCAGATACAGAACAACGGCGTTTACATAGTGGTGTTAATTTAATGGCTGATGTGGGAACACCAGTTTTAGCAGCAGAAGGCGGAGAAGTAACGTTTGCTGGGGAACATCCTAGGTATGGTAATTTGGTGGTTATTCTCCATGAGGGAAAACAAACGCGCTACGGCCATTTAGAAAGGCTCAAGGTAGAAGAAGAAGAGTCAGTTAGCGCCGGAGACCAAATTGGAACAGTGGGAACTAGTGGACAAGTTAGTGGTGATAATTCTTACCTCCATTTTCAAGTCCGTTATCAAACTCCTCAAGGCTGGGTTGCCCAAGATCCTGCCATTCATTTTACTGAACTAGATTAA
- the glyQ gene encoding glycine--tRNA ligase subunit alpha, translating into MSSKNFQSVVATLNEFWENHSCLIAQPYDTEKGAGTMSPHTFLRAIGPEPWSVAYIEPCRRPTDGRYGENPNRFQHYYQYQVLIKPSPSNIQEVFLESLRALGIQPEDHDIRFVEDNWESPTLGAWGVGWEVWLDGMEITQFTYFQQCGGIDCHPVSIEITYGIERIVMYLQEVDALPKIQWNDELNYGDIHLQGEIEQCTYNFEASNSELLFQLFTLYEQEASQLIEKGLVLPSLDYVLKSSHTFNLLEARGVISVTERTLYIGRIRSLARKTAQRYYEQREELNFPLLKS; encoded by the coding sequence ATGTCTTCAAAAAATTTTCAGTCAGTGGTAGCAACCTTAAACGAGTTCTGGGAAAATCATTCTTGTTTGATTGCCCAGCCTTATGATACGGAAAAGGGCGCAGGGACGATGAGCCCTCACACTTTTTTAAGAGCTATTGGGCCTGAACCATGGTCTGTTGCTTATATTGAGCCTTGTCGTCGCCCTACGGATGGACGCTATGGCGAAAATCCAAATCGATTTCAACACTATTACCAATATCAAGTTCTTATTAAACCTTCTCCAAGCAATATTCAAGAAGTTTTTTTAGAGTCTTTACGCGCTTTAGGAATTCAGCCTGAAGATCATGATATTCGTTTTGTTGAAGATAATTGGGAATCTCCAACCCTCGGTGCATGGGGAGTGGGCTGGGAAGTTTGGTTAGATGGAATGGAAATTACTCAGTTTACCTACTTTCAGCAGTGTGGCGGAATTGACTGTCATCCAGTTTCCATTGAGATTACTTATGGGATAGAACGCATTGTCATGTATTTACAAGAGGTAGATGCACTCCCCAAAATTCAGTGGAATGATGAGCTGAATTATGGGGATATTCATTTGCAGGGAGAAATTGAGCAATGTACTTATAACTTTGAAGCCTCTAATTCAGAATTACTTTTTCAGTTATTTACACTCTATGAACAAGAAGCTAGTCAGTTGATTGAAAAGGGATTAGTTCTTCCTAGTTTAGATTATGTTCTAAAATCCTCTCATACATTTAATCTCTTAGAAGCAAGAGGGGTTATTTCAGTAACAGAGCGCACTCTCTATATTGGTCGCATTCGTTCTTTAGCTCGAAAAACTGCTCAACGATATTATGAGCAACGAGAAGAATTAAATTTTCCTTTACTGAAATCCTAA
- a CDS encoding DUF4327 family protein → MTKQVAHPMVKLQRQVQSLVESKLLKPTDSIWKIALLYGDEWSYWKNELLEFGFSMQDPVQEIIVVDEWDDE, encoded by the coding sequence ATGACTAAGCAAGTAGCTCACCCAATGGTGAAGTTGCAACGTCAAGTGCAGTCACTGGTTGAATCCAAACTGCTGAAACCAACTGACAGCATCTGGAAAATTGCCCTTCTCTATGGAGATGAATGGTCTTACTGGAAAAATGAACTTTTAGAGTTTGGTTTTTCTATGCAAGACCCTGTTCAAGAGATTATTGTTGTTGATGAATGGGATGATGAGTAA
- the dnaG gene encoding DNA primase, which yields MKSSRFHPDTIDAIREQADIVDVVSDYVALKKQGKDYQGLCPFHDEKTPSFTVSPSKQFYHCFGCGAGGNVFKFLMELGKQSFSEVVLDLAQRYQVPVKTLEPEQQEEIQRELSQREQLYEILAVASNFYQHVLYQSQGKTALEYFQEERKLEKETIASWGLGYAPQGWDTLYRYLVEQKRYPVGLVEEAGLIQQRKSGNGYYDRFRDRAMIPIKDAKGRVIGFGSRTLGNSEPKYLNSPETPLFDKSKTLFALDKARDAIRKEDQVIVVEGYFDAIALHSVGIKPVVASLGTAFSQDQIRQLLRYTESKQIIFNFDADQAGITATKRAIGEVEPLVYAGQVQLRILNLPGGKDADEFLHQSENAAQQYRQQLETAPLWIDWQIQQLVTDKDLKQADQAQQVMNEMVKLLHHIQTPTLRSHYLRHCAEILSQGDSQQVSLYTESLRQALRKPQAKAPSQTSKQKQIANFPTASQLLGQAEALLLRVYLHCPRYRKQITQTLEEKELFFSLSPHRWLWQKIVQLEETDDFSRDHQENNRLLRQLENEMIQTPEQEKLVRSIIYLQETTRTDLQRPGLVVQAAIATLEQTACEKQKHYCLQQWLDASNDEQTIHYYMEEFYEVQRRLEHLKQQRQFSINDIINLTN from the coding sequence TTGAAATCTTCTCGTTTTCATCCAGACACAATTGACGCAATTCGCGAACAAGCTGACATTGTTGATGTTGTCTCTGATTATGTTGCCTTAAAAAAGCAAGGGAAAGACTATCAAGGGTTATGTCCCTTCCATGACGAAAAAACCCCCAGTTTTACTGTTAGCCCGAGTAAACAGTTTTATCATTGCTTTGGCTGCGGTGCTGGGGGTAATGTCTTTAAGTTTCTCATGGAGTTGGGGAAACAGTCTTTTAGTGAAGTGGTGTTAGACTTAGCCCAACGCTATCAAGTTCCCGTCAAAACCCTTGAACCAGAACAACAGGAGGAAATTCAGCGCGAATTATCCCAAAGGGAACAACTGTATGAAATTTTGGCAGTGGCTAGTAATTTCTATCAGCACGTTTTATATCAATCTCAAGGGAAAACTGCCCTCGAATATTTCCAAGAGGAACGAAAATTAGAAAAAGAAACCATTGCTAGCTGGGGATTAGGGTACGCACCCCAAGGTTGGGATACTCTCTATCGCTATTTAGTGGAACAAAAACGCTATCCTGTGGGGTTAGTAGAAGAAGCAGGATTAATTCAGCAACGGAAGTCAGGAAATGGCTATTATGATCGATTTCGCGATCGCGCTATGATTCCGATTAAAGATGCAAAAGGGCGCGTGATTGGCTTTGGCAGTCGTACCTTAGGAAACAGTGAACCCAAATACTTAAACTCCCCAGAAACCCCCTTATTTGATAAAAGTAAAACCCTCTTTGCCCTTGATAAAGCCAGAGACGCAATTCGTAAAGAAGATCAAGTCATTGTTGTTGAAGGCTATTTTGACGCGATCGCGCTTCATAGTGTGGGAATTAAACCTGTGGTTGCATCTTTAGGAACAGCCTTTAGCCAAGATCAAATCCGTCAACTTCTACGCTACACCGAATCCAAACAAATCATCTTTAATTTTGATGCTGATCAAGCAGGTATTACCGCCACCAAACGCGCCATTGGAGAAGTTGAACCGCTTGTGTATGCAGGGCAAGTCCAACTCCGCATTTTAAACCTTCCAGGGGGAAAAGATGCCGATGAATTTTTACATCAAAGTGAAAACGCAGCCCAACAATACCGACAGCAATTAGAAACCGCGCCTCTGTGGATAGACTGGCAAATTCAACAGCTAGTTACTGATAAAGACTTAAAGCAAGCGGATCAAGCGCAGCAAGTAATGAATGAAATGGTGAAACTGCTTCATCATATTCAAACCCCAACTCTACGCAGCCACTATCTTCGTCACTGTGCTGAAATTTTGAGTCAAGGCGACTCGCAACAAGTTTCCCTTTATACCGAAAGTCTCCGTCAAGCACTGAGAAAACCCCAAGCCAAAGCCCCATCCCAAACTTCCAAGCAAAAGCAAATTGCCAATTTTCCCACAGCCAGTCAACTGTTAGGACAAGCAGAAGCCCTTTTATTACGAGTTTATCTCCATTGTCCTCGCTATCGAAAGCAAATTACCCAAACCTTAGAGGAAAAAGAATTATTCTTTAGCTTATCTCCCCATCGCTGGTTATGGCAGAAAATTGTCCAGTTAGAAGAAACCGATGATTTCAGCCGTGATCATCAAGAGAATAATCGTCTCTTACGCCAGCTAGAAAATGAAATGATCCAAACTCCAGAACAAGAAAAACTGGTTAGAAGTATTATTTACTTACAAGAAACCACTCGTACCGACTTACAACGCCCTGGGTTAGTGGTACAAGCCGCGATCGCGACTTTAGAACAAACTGCTTGTGAGAAACAGAAACATTACTGCTTACAACAATGGCTTGATGCGAGTAATGATGAACAGACAATTCATTACTATATGGAAGAATTTTATGAAGTGCAAAGGCGACTAGAACATCTCAAACAACAGCGTCAATTCTCAATCAATGACATTATTAATCTCACTAAT